From a single Mycolicibacterium mengxianglii genomic region:
- a CDS encoding metal ABC transporter ATP-binding protein, whose translation MSETDTGPALAFDDVSVVRGGRLIWSEGTFEVPVGGITAVIGSNGSGKTTLLQVVLGLLRVASGTVRVLGRAPGAATDLIGYVPQNYAAAAGNAIRACDAVMLGLIGNRWGFTPPTPEQRRRVMETMTAVGAHEFAGRRLSELSGGQRQRVAIAEALVSRPQLLILDEPLAAIDLRNQREIVTLLGRIRDEVGVTILVVAHDLNPLLGVLDSAIYLLDGHAHFALMNEVVDEDLLSHLYGTSVQVVHTPQGELYMRSV comes from the coding sequence GTGTCCGAGACTGATACCGGCCCGGCCCTGGCCTTCGATGACGTCAGTGTGGTGCGCGGCGGGCGGCTGATCTGGTCGGAAGGCACCTTCGAAGTTCCGGTCGGGGGCATCACCGCCGTCATCGGATCCAACGGGTCGGGCAAAACCACCCTGCTGCAAGTGGTTCTCGGCCTGCTGCGGGTGGCGTCGGGCACCGTTCGGGTGCTCGGACGGGCGCCGGGGGCGGCCACCGACCTGATCGGCTACGTACCGCAGAACTATGCCGCCGCGGCCGGCAACGCGATCCGCGCCTGCGACGCGGTGATGCTGGGGCTGATCGGAAACCGCTGGGGGTTCACGCCGCCCACACCCGAACAACGCCGCCGCGTCATGGAGACCATGACGGCCGTCGGGGCACACGAGTTCGCCGGCCGTCGGCTGTCAGAGCTCTCCGGCGGGCAGCGTCAGCGCGTGGCGATCGCCGAAGCTCTGGTCAGCCGTCCCCAACTACTGATCCTGGACGAGCCGTTGGCCGCCATCGATCTGCGCAATCAACGCGAAATCGTGACACTGCTGGGCCGGATCCGCGATGAGGTCGGGGTGACGATCCTGGTGGTCGCCCACGACCTCAACCCATTGTTGGGTGTCCTCGACAGTGCGATCTACCTGCTCGACGGCCACGCCCACTTCGCCCTGATGAACGAGGTGGTCGACGAGGATCTGCTCAGCCACCTCTACGGCACCTCGGTACAGGTGGTGCACACGCCGCAGGGTGAGCTGTACATGAGGAGTGTGTAG